The following is a genomic window from Verrucosispora sp. WMMD573.
GTCGGCAGCGCGTACCTGGGTGCCGACTCGATCGGCGCGATCGCCCTGACCGCGGGAGTGAGCGTGGCGGCGGCGATCAGCGCGGGTGGCTGGCTGACGCTGACCCGGCTCGCCTGGGCGGCGATGGCCGGGTTGGCCGTGACGGTCGGGTTCGCGGTGGTGGATCTGGGTCGGGCCCCGGCCGAGCGGGGCAGTCTCGGCCGGTTCCTGGCCGCGCTCGGCGACGGTACCGGCGGGCTGACCGTGCAGCGGTCCAGTGCCGCCAGCTTCGACACGCTTGTCAACAGTCCGCTGACGGTGTTGGCGCTGGCCGGCGCGTTGCTGGTCTGGTTCGCGCTGCTGCAACCCTGGGGTGGGCTCATGCGGCTGTTCGGCATCTACCCGGCGATCCGGGCGGCGATGGCGGGCACCGCGGTGGCGGCGGTGATCGGCGGGCTGCTGAGCGCTGCGGCGTTGGACGTGGCCGGGGCCGCGGCAGCCGTGGTGGTGCCGTTGGCGGCGTTGTCGGCGCTGCGGGTGCTCGACCACTCGGCGGACCGGACCCGGCCGTGGGTGGACCGCCCGGCCGGCGGTGGGCCGGGTGCACTCTCGTCGGCCGAGGTCGCGACCGGGTGACCCGGTGGCCGTACCGGGTGCGGCACCGGCCGGCCGTTGGGGAGGTGTTACCGTGGAATCCCGTGGATCGCGTGATCACTTCGCTGATCGGCTCGGCGGTCTGCACGACCGCGACGGACGACACGGGAGCAGGCCTTGGCCCCTTCAGCACGGACGACCAGGCACATATTCGTCACCGGAGGCGTCGCCTCCTCGCTGGGTAAGGGGCTCACCGCCTCCAGTCTCGGCAACCTGCTGACCGCGCGGGGGCTTCGCGTGGTGATGCAGAAGCTCGACCCGTACCTCAACGTCGACCCGGGCACGATGAACCCGTTCCAGCACGGTGAGGTCTTCGTGACCGAGGACGGCGCCGAGACGGACCTCGACGTCGGCCACTACGAGCGTTTCCTGGACCGGTCGCTGTCCGGCAAGGCCAACGTCACCACCGGCCAGATCTACTCCGAGGTGATCGCCAAGGAGCGGCGTGGTGAGTACCTGGGCGACACGGTCCAGGTGATCCCGCACATCACCAACGAGATCAAGTCCCGGATTCTGGCCATGGCCGACCCGGACGACGACGGCCGTACCCCGGACGTGGTGATCACCGAGGTCGGCGGCACGGTCGGTGACATCGAGTCGCTGCCGTTCCTGGAGGCGATCCGACAGGTACGCCACGACCTCGGCCGCGACAACTGCTTCTATCTGCACGTCTCGCTGGTGCCCTACCTCGCCCCCTCCGGGGAGCTGAAGACGAAGCCCACCCAGCACTCGGTGGCCCAGCTACGCAGCATCGGTATCCAGCCCGACGCCATCGTGTGCCGTTCCGACCGGGACATCCCGGAGAAGCTCCAGCACAAACTCTCCCTCTACTGCGACGTCGACGCCGAGGCGGTGATCGCCGCGCCGGACGCGCCCAGCATCTACGACATCCCGAAGGTGCTGCACCGGGAAGGGCTCGACGCGTACGTGGTGCGCCGGCTCAACCTCTCCTTCCGGGACGTGGACTGGGAGGGCTGGGACGACCTGCTGGAGCGGGTGCACCAGCCCCGGCACACCATCACCGTCGCGTTGGTCGGCAAGTACGTCGACCTGCCCGACGCGTACCTGTCGGTCAGCGAGGCGATCCGGGCGGCCGGCTTCGGCCACCGGGCCCGGGTGCAGCTGCGGTGGGTGCCCAGCGACGACTGCGTCACTCCGACCGGTGCGGCGGCGGCCCTGGCCGGGGTCGACGGCATCGTCATCCCCGGCGGGTTCGGCGTCCGGGGCATCGAGGGCAAGATCGGCACCGCCCGGTACGCCCGGGAGAACGGCATTCCGCTGCTCGGCCTCTGCCTGGGCCTGCAGTGCATGACCATCGAGGTGGCCCGGCACCTGGCCGGCCTGGACGGTGCCAACTCGCTGGAGTTCGACGCCGAGGCGGTGCACCCGGTCATCGCCACCATGGCCGATCAGCAGGACATCGTCGCCGGCAAGGGCGACCTGGGCGGCACCATGCGGCTGGGCGCGTACCCGGCGACGCTCACCGAGGGGTCGATCGTCGCCGAGGCGTACGGCAGCACCCAGGTCAGCGAGCGGCATCGGCACCGGTACGAGGTGAACAACGCCTACCGCGACCAGCTCGCCAAGGCCGGACTGCGCATCTCGGGTACCTCGCCGGACGGTCGGCTGGTCGAGTTCGTCGAGCTGGACCGCGATCTGCACCCGTTCTTCGTGGCCACCCAGGCGCATCCGGAACTCAAGAGCCGCCCCACCCGGCCACACCCGCTGTTCGCCGCCTTCGTCCACGCCGCGGTGACGTACTCGCACGCCGACCAGCTCCCGGTCGATCTGGACGGGGCCACCGCCGGGCGGGCCACCCGCAACGGCGCCGCCACGAAGGCGACCTCGGCCTCGTGAGCGGAATGTCCGCGGGAATCGAAGGGGCGATGAGGGCCGAGGCCGGCGCGGGTGACCCGGTGGTGGGCCGATGAGCGCCGTCGAGCACCGCTACGAGGTGCGCTCGCGGGAGCTGCGCTACCGCGGCCGGATCTTCGAGGTGGTCACCGAGGAGGTCACCATGCCCGGCGGTGGCACGGCGGCGCGTGACCTCGTCCGACACGTCGGCGCGGTGGCGGTGGTGGCGCTTGACGACGCGGGTCAGGTGGTGTTGATCCGGCAGTACCGTCAGCCGGTGGGCCGGCGGTTGTGGGAGTTGCCGGCCGGGTTGACCGACGTCTCCGGTGAGGACCCGGCCGTGACGGCGACGCGGGAGCTGGCCGAGGAGGTCGATCTCACCGCCGGCCGGCTCGACGTGCTGGTCGACGTGCACAGCTCGCCCGGGTTCACCGACGAGTTGGTCCGGGTCTTCCTGGCCCGGGATCTCGGCGAGGTGCCCGTGGAGCAGCGACACGACCGCCACGACGAGGAGGCCGACCTGCAGATCGTCCGGATCGACCTGGACGAGGCGGTCGGCATGGTGCTGGCGGGGGAGATCAGCAACGGCCCGTGCGTGGCCGGGCTGCTCGCCGCCGCCCGGGCCCGCGACGCCGGCTGGTCGGGGTTGCGCCGGGCGGATGCCCCGCTTCCGAGCTGACCGGGTACGCGACGCAGCCCGCGCCGCGCGGGTCCGCTCCCGGCGCGGACTTCGTGGCACACGACGCGGGGGGTCGGGCGGTGTGCACCGCCCGACCCCCCGCGTGGTCTCGTGGGTCAGTCGCGCAGCGGCCGGCCCTGGGCGTCGACACCGCCGTTCACCAGGATCAGGATGCCGTCGACGAGGCCCCAGATGCTGCCGATGCCGCAGGTCACGAGGGTGACGATCAGCTGAATGACGCCCGTCTTGGTGTCGCCCATGTAGAACCGGCCGACGCCGAAGCCGCCCAGCACGATCTGCAGGACGCCCGCGACGACCTTGCTCTTGTCAGAAACGCCCTGGGGGTACCCGGGCTGCATTGGAGGAGTGGTCATGGGGCGACACAATAGTGATCCACTAACGCGCTGTCCGCACCGGTGTGCACCAGGTGGGACGATGGTGCCGAAGACTGTCCTGACGGCTGATGTGACGTCCACCGCCGGCCTGGGTATTCACACCTGACACATCGTCAACGGCCACGGCCAGCAGGTGTCACAGTGCGGGCTCCGCTGACGCGCGGTCACGCCTAGACTGCCGCCGGCGGGACCGGTTGACCGGGGCGGCAATGGGGCCGCCGCGGCGCCGCGCAGTCGGGGTGAACGTGCCCCGAAGAGAGGTGTCAGCATCGTGAAGGTCGGCATCCCACGCGAGGTCAAGAACCACGAGTACCGGGTGGCGATCACGCCCGCGGGCGTCAACGAGTTCACCCGCGGTGGTCACCAGGTCTTCGTCGAGGCGGGCGCCGGGCTCGGGTCGAGCATCACCGACGAGGAGTTCGCCGCCGCCGGCGCCAAGATCCTGGACAGCGCCGACGAGGTCTGGGGCGCCGCCGACCTGGTGCTGAAGGTCAAGGAACCGGTCGCCGAGGAGTACCACCGGATGCGCGAGGGGCAGGTGCTCTTCACCTACCTGCACCTGGCCGCCTCCCGGGACTGCACCCAGGCACTGCTCGACCGGAAGGTGACCGGCATCGCCTACGAGACCGTCGAACTGCCGGACCGGTCGCTGCCGCTGCTCGCCCCGATGTCCGAGGTGGCCGGACGGCTCGCCCCACAGGTCGGCGCCTTCTACCTGATGCGTACCGGTGGTGGCCGGGGGGTGCTGCCCGGCGGCGTCTCCGGTGTGTACGCGGCCAAGACCGTGGTCATCGGCGCCGGTGTCTCCGGCATGAACGCGGCCGCGATCGCCCTGGGCCTGCAGTCGGAGGTGCTGCTGCTGGACAAGAACGTCGGCCGGTTGCGCCAGGCCGACGCCATCTACCGGGGCCACCTGCAGACCGTCGCCTCCAACGCGTACGAGATCGAGCGGGCGGTGCTGGACGCGGACCTGGTCATCGGCGCGGTGCTGGTGCCCGGCGCGAAGGCGCCGAAACTGATCTCCAACGAGTTGGTCTCCCGGATGAAGCCGGGCAGCGTGCTCGTCGACATCGCCATCGACCAGGGCGGCTGCTTCGAGGACTCCCGGCCGACCACCCACGCGGACCCGGTCTACCGGGTACACGACTCGATCTTCTACTGCGTGGCGAACATGCCCGGCGCGGTGCCGAACACCAGCACCTACGCGCTGACCAACGTCACCCTCCCGTACGCCCTCGAACTGGCCAACCACGGCTGGCGGGAGGCCGCACGCCACGACCCGGCGCTGGCGCTGGGCCTGAACACCCACGACGGGCAGGTCGTCTACGGTCCCGTCGCCGAGGCGCACGGCCTGCCCACCCTGCCGCTGACCGGGGTGCTGGCCTGACCGACCGGCTGACCGACGGCGAGGCCGGCGGGGACGAGCAGCCCGCGCCGGCCCTGCGCCGTGCCGTCCGCGGCTACCTGGACCACCTCACCGTCGAACGTGGACTGGCCGCGAACACGCTCGCTTCGTACCGTCGCGACCTGGACCGTTACCTCGGGTCGCTGACCACCGCCGGGGTGACCGACCTGTCGGTCGTCTCCACCGGGGAGATCGAACGCCACCTGGCCCGGCTGCGCTCCGGCGCCGACGGGCACCCGCCGCTCGCGGTCTCCTCGGCGGCCCGCGCCGCCAGCGCGGTACGCGGACTGCACCGGTTCGCGTTACGCGAGGGCCTGGCCGGCGCCGACCCGAGTCGCGACGTGCGCCCCCCGGCCGCCCCCCGACGGCTGCCCCGGGCACTGCCGGTCGACGACGTGGTCGCCCTGCTGGAGACTGCCGGCCCGGTCGACGCGGCGGGGGACGCCGCGCCGTTGGCGCTGCGCGACCGGGCGCTGCTGGAGTTCCTGTACGGCACCGGAGCGCGGATCTCCGAGGCCGTCGGCGTCGCCGTGGACGACGTGGATCTCGACGACGGGGTGACGGTGCTGCGGGGCAAGGGCGGGCGGACCCGACTGGTGCCGATCGGCGGGTACGCGCTGCGGGCGCTCGGCGCCTACCTGGTGCGCGCTCGGCCAGGGCTGGCCGCCGCCGGCCGGGGTACCCCGGCCATCTTCCTCAA
Proteins encoded in this region:
- the ald gene encoding alanine dehydrogenase, whose product is MKVGIPREVKNHEYRVAITPAGVNEFTRGGHQVFVEAGAGLGSSITDEEFAAAGAKILDSADEVWGAADLVLKVKEPVAEEYHRMREGQVLFTYLHLAASRDCTQALLDRKVTGIAYETVELPDRSLPLLAPMSEVAGRLAPQVGAFYLMRTGGGRGVLPGGVSGVYAAKTVVIGAGVSGMNAAAIALGLQSEVLLLDKNVGRLRQADAIYRGHLQTVASNAYEIERAVLDADLVIGAVLVPGAKAPKLISNELVSRMKPGSVLVDIAIDQGGCFEDSRPTTHADPVYRVHDSIFYCVANMPGAVPNTSTYALTNVTLPYALELANHGWREAARHDPALALGLNTHDGQVVYGPVAEAHGLPTLPLTGVLA
- a CDS encoding CTP synthase, which produces MAPSARTTRHIFVTGGVASSLGKGLTASSLGNLLTARGLRVVMQKLDPYLNVDPGTMNPFQHGEVFVTEDGAETDLDVGHYERFLDRSLSGKANVTTGQIYSEVIAKERRGEYLGDTVQVIPHITNEIKSRILAMADPDDDGRTPDVVITEVGGTVGDIESLPFLEAIRQVRHDLGRDNCFYLHVSLVPYLAPSGELKTKPTQHSVAQLRSIGIQPDAIVCRSDRDIPEKLQHKLSLYCDVDAEAVIAAPDAPSIYDIPKVLHREGLDAYVVRRLNLSFRDVDWEGWDDLLERVHQPRHTITVALVGKYVDLPDAYLSVSEAIRAAGFGHRARVQLRWVPSDDCVTPTGAAAALAGVDGIVIPGGFGVRGIEGKIGTARYARENGIPLLGLCLGLQCMTIEVARHLAGLDGANSLEFDAEAVHPVIATMADQQDIVAGKGDLGGTMRLGAYPATLTEGSIVAEAYGSTQVSERHRHRYEVNNAYRDQLAKAGLRISGTSPDGRLVEFVELDRDLHPFFVATQAHPELKSRPTRPHPLFAAFVHAAVTYSHADQLPVDLDGATAGRATRNGAATKATSAS
- a CDS encoding NUDIX hydrolase translates to MSAVEHRYEVRSRELRYRGRIFEVVTEEVTMPGGGTAARDLVRHVGAVAVVALDDAGQVVLIRQYRQPVGRRLWELPAGLTDVSGEDPAVTATRELAEEVDLTAGRLDVLVDVHSSPGFTDELVRVFLARDLGEVPVEQRHDRHDEEADLQIVRIDLDEAVGMVLAGEISNGPCVAGLLAAARARDAGWSGLRRADAPLPS
- a CDS encoding site-specific tyrosine recombinase XerD; protein product: MTDGEAGGDEQPAPALRRAVRGYLDHLTVERGLAANTLASYRRDLDRYLGSLTTAGVTDLSVVSTGEIERHLARLRSGADGHPPLAVSSAARAASAVRGLHRFALREGLAGADPSRDVRPPAAPRRLPRALPVDDVVALLETAGPVDAAGDAAPLALRDRALLEFLYGTGARISEAVGVAVDDVDLDDGVTVLRGKGGRTRLVPIGGYALRALGAYLVRARPGLAAAGRGTPAIFLNARGGPLTRQGAWTILRRAAQRAGLSVEGPGAVSPHTLRHSYATHLLDGGADVRVVQELLGHASVTTTQVYTLVTVDRLREVYATAHPRALN
- a CDS encoding TM2 domain-containing protein → MPRPAVDVTSAVRTVFGTIVPPGAHRCGQRVSGSLLCRPMTTPPMQPGYPQGVSDKSKVVAGVLQIVLGGFGVGRFYMGDTKTGVIQLIVTLVTCGIGSIWGLVDGILILVNGGVDAQGRPLRD